TTGGCCTATATTATATTCGAATAATAAACGAAGTCCCTTCAATTCTTGTAGTTGATTCTTGACGCTGGATATCCTATGTTCTCCTTCTATAATGTCCATTCTATAGACGGCGAGGCCGTATATCGGTCCAACACCGAAGTTCACATTCTTCCCTTCATAATAACCTAAATAAAGCGTGAAATACATCTGATAATCTTCGTAAGTATATTCCATGTTTCTTCCTAATTGAGGAGGAAGAGGAAAAAGTTGATTAGAAACATAGTCGTCAAATGCAAAATAACGTCTTCCGTCATCCGGATAATTGATCAGATTTCCTCTATATGTTCTGGGAGAAGTTAGGTTGAAGGACCAAGCAAGTCCGCTTAAGAAAGAAAAAAATCCTTTGATATCTCTTGTGCCTGGGATCCTGCTTGGAACAGATCCGATAGAGTAGAATGCACGAGTAGTCGTGGAGTCCCTGCTAACCACGCTTGTGTCTGCGTTCGAACCTGGAGCACTGAACTTGCTGACCGGTATACCTTGGACATTGGAAGGATGAGTAAAAAAATCCAACGCAGTATATTCCGCACCCGCATTGAT
This window of the Leptospira hartskeerlii genome carries:
- a CDS encoding LIC10647 family lipoprotein, with protein sequence MSGILDSIIINAGAEYTALDFFTHPSNVQGIPVSKFSAPGSNADTSVVSRDSTTTRAFYSIGSVPSRIPGTRDIKGFFSFLSGLAWSFNLTSPRTYRGNLINYPDDGRRYFAFDDYVSNQLFPLPPQLGRNMEYTYEDYQMYFTLYLGYYEGKNVNFGVGPIYGLAVYRMDIIEGEHRISSVKNQLQELKGLRLLFEYNIGQYFPDTILYNAYVFLEITSFGDLDGKGLNIRNQVATANGLPAPSLYMNMTTYRMGVRKEIQLSKEPHKKEEGPAYPPLQNLPSAGLPPKEDTKSNSENPG